The Plasmodium sp. gorilla clade G2 genome assembly, chromosome: 5 DNA segment ATCATATTCTTTAGGGGATGggtttgtatttttttgtgaagtatagtattttttttgtttttcccAATGTGTTTTTCTCTTCTCCATAAATTCTTTGTATTTACCACATGCTTGATCACATTTGTCATCACATTTGATACCACTTTGTGGCTTACACGCCGTCTCCACGTCCTTTAATTTTGTGTGTTTCTGTTTGCAATAATCGTCGTACCATTCGGTCATCCAGCGCAAAAATTGTGGGCGGCCCACAAAAGTGGATAACGGGGTACTAGTGGGACCATCACCGAACGTCACTATATcgtatttgtttttttcgaGGTTTTTTTTAACATCTTGTTTCACTGTTTTTGTTTGGTCATCATAACTTAAAGCACATAACATTGCATTCCATACTTGTTCTTGAATTGTTTCCCACCAAGCTTCTTTTGTTTGGTCCTCATCATTTTTGCcactatttttaaaaattttatctaTACAATTTTTTGCTTTCTCTACATTACCCTCAAGTTTACCTATATCTTTTCCTAAACATAAATCTTGAAAATCTCCAAAAGTATAGAACATTCGACGTTTAAATTCAGGAGgaatatttcctttttgtaATTCATCTTCTAGTTTGGTTGCTTCTGATggattatctttttttttatcttctatatatttttgccATAACAAATGTGTCTCAAGTGAAACACATTTTATAAATgcttcttttaatttatctgGTTTAGTTATTTTTGATGTTTCGCTACCATTTGATAAATAATGTATACATAACGATTGTCTCCTAGGAGGCATACACTCACCTTTCCCGTACACCATCGTTTTAGTTATACCACCGCAATCCCAAGTTTTCTTGTCATCTTTTGGTTTACAACCTCCCTGATTTCCtgcttttattattttatcattttcatcaatATATTCCTTAATTTTACACTCCTGTTTCCCCTGTGTTGTGTTACCACCAGGACCGCGACTGCCTCCGGCACCTTGGCCGCTATCTTTACCGGTACCAGGTTGACTACGACCAGGATTACTACTATCTTGGCCAGTGGGATTAGTAGGACTAGGTGGACGAGGTGGCCGAGGTGCCGGCGCGGGACTGGGAccactactactactatcgTCACACTCAcacttatttttatattcgcCACTTGGGTATTGATCTAACGCTTGCGGCATATCCACACCAGTGGGACCACCACTTTTTTGTGTAGATTTGTGTTGCATACAATTATTATGTAATCCAAGTAATTCTAATGATTCATATAAGTATGTATATGCGTGGTTATTCGTATCTACAAAAGGAGCAGAATCATATGGGTCTATATCTTTAACCTGATTATAATGTTTGTTTTGTTGTTCCCAATTAGgtttccattttttaataaatgttGTATATTCTTTACATTGTGTTTGACACCCGCTACATTCTTTACCATTTTTATCACATGTTATTTTGTTACCACTACTATTAACTTCACATTTATAGCACTTACTATATAATTGTGCGaactcttttttttgtttatcgCAAAATTCTTCTGACCATTCTGTAAACCATCTTAAAAACTGAGGAACTGTATGAGTATAAAGCACATAATTAGCTATTTTGGTATCTAAATCTTCAGGATCGTACTTGTATTCGGTATTATTGAGAAGTGCTTGTTGCACCGAGGCTTGTTCACTATCACCTACAGTATTTGATAGTGCGCAGATCATTCCTTGCAAAATATCTAGACCGTTTTCATTCCACCATTTTTTTGGGTCAATTGTTTGtccatttttttgtttaagaATTCTATCTATATTTTGTCTTGCCAGTAGCACATCACCCTCATGTTTCCCTATATCCTTATCTAAACATAAATCCCTATAATCTGCATATGTAAAGAAAATAGAACGTAAAAAATCAGAAGGaatatttccattttttaattgttcATCTAGGTTGGTTGCTGTTGGagatttctctttttttttatcgtttttatattttttccaagCAAAAAATGTTTCTAGAGCAGCAGATTTTATAAAAGCATCTTTCAATTCACTTTCACCACCACTAGTTAATTCTTTCAAATAATGAATACATAATTTTTGTCTTCTATGAGGCATACATGCTCCTTCTTCACCAGATgtaaatttatttacatcACATTCCCAATTAAATTGTCCTTCTTTTTCATTACAATCTCCTTTCTTATCCTTTGcgtctctttttttttgttcattagCGTCAATACATGTCTTAACctttttacatatatcttGTGGATCCTTTGGGCCTTTCGGTGGCACTAATCCAGGTTGATCCGGTAGTTTCGTTTTTGTCGTCTTATCTTTTTCACACTcagttttataattttttggtTTTTCTTGAAAAACGTGCGCTTCGTccttatcattattaaatttattttgcGTTGTATCATTACAATAGGTACTTCCTCCCATAGATGTAACATATTCAGAGAGACTATTATAGGTGTTTGTATCTTTATTGTTATCCTTGCAATGGGAACTACTCTTTTGGGTTTTTACGTCTTGTAAAAAGTTTTCATGTTCTTTTTTAATCTGATCATTACCACTTTTGCCACCATTGTATAAATTACTATATTCTCTTTCTTGATCGTTCCATTGACCTTTCCATCCTGTAACATGATCTTTATATACTTCGCAAAATTTTGAACAAAAAGTACATGCTGCTTCTTGTGcttctttgttttttttggCTTTAGCACGTTGGCACGATTTACACGCAAAGTATAGTGGCCAATAGTTTTTTTCCAACTGTTTGCAGTAACTTTCGGACCATTCAGTCATCCATCTTAGTCTTTGTGGAATATAATCGTCGGGCGGAGTATAACTATCGCGGCCGCACTTATAACGTTCAAACTTATATGTGGTAGTACCAGGTGCTGATGGTATATAGAGGTCTGCCTCCGCGGGAGCCGAACATGTTAGTGCTTTCCATACTTGCTCGCGGTTGGCCGACCACCAGGCCTCACGTAATTTGGTATATGGGGATTGGTCACTAGCATATTTTTGTTTGGTGGTTTGATCAGTAATATTTTCTTGaatctttttaaatatggaTTTCAAATTATTTTCCAAATTTACCATATCGTTATTTTTACTCCACATGTCTTTCCCACGTATGATATCCCCTAGATCGGCAAAACTGTACTTCATAGCATTACATATACCGGGAATATCGCTTTTGCTACTAAGTTTGTGTACGATATCTTCGCCTTCATATTTGGCGGCCAAGAGGACATCGCCCAAAAACGAGTGGTTAACATTACCACCAGTGAGACCACTCGCAGTAGTGTCGATATTCTCCAAATTTGAAGTGCACATATGTTGTCTTCTAGGAGGTAATAATACATCTTGGTGGTTATCGCGCATTTCTGTATTTCCACCCTCTTTCCACTGTTGTCCTATAATAAACCTTTGATCTTCTGGTTTTGTACCTTTCCCTTTACCTGTGCAAGGACCGTTATGTTCATCACCATTACTACCATCAGCTTTAGCATTATATGCACGCCAATCATTTCCATGTTTTTCTAACTTAAAATTACAATAATCATGCGTCCCCAATGCAATTGgactatttttatttttaaattctgCTTTCGATAAATCACCTACCAAATTTACACCACTATTATGTAACAGTGTCTTTTCGTGAAACACTAGGCTATTTGCCGCATCAAGAATTTTGTTCTGAGTACATGTGGGTGGTGTAGGGGGTTTTTGTTCACATTCACACtggtttttatatttatcaggGGGAGTATCTAACGATGCGGGCATTTTATCATTACCACTAGATGAACTTTGTGTCGTCGATTTAGTTTTCATGCAATTGCaatcaataatatttttaccaCTGTTTGTACCACTGTTACAAATTTTTTGCATTTGTTTGTTTATGTATTCATAGGCATGTGTGGTTCCGTTCACGTCAGGATCAGAACTTGTATATTGAGGTTGACTTTTAATCTTAGCATATTTCCCTTTTTGACTAGTATAATTAGGTTTCCActtattaataaattgtttatattgTTCACATTGTGCTTGACATTGTGTACATTCATGACCATGTTTATCACAGGTTGCTTTACCACTACTAGGCTTATTGGCATTACACCTGTCACACTTACTAACCAACTGGTCATATTGCACCTTGTGTTGTTTACAAAAGTGTTCCCCCCATTCGGTCATCCAGCGCAAAAATTGTGGGCGTTCCACAAACTGTGGTAACGTCACACCAGTGGGACTACCGCTAGTGGTATCAAACGTCACGGTGTCGTAGCCATATGTTTTATCAAGTTTTTGTTTCACCTCGTTACGTGTCTTTTCGTCGTTCCCACCACTATATGACAACCCGCATAACATCCCTTCCCAAATAAGTGGACCATTTGTTGTCCACCATTCTTCAGGTTTGGTTTTTTGTGAACCCTGGCCACTGTTATCAAAAatagtttttattttattttttgccTTTGTcacatctttattatttgtagaaTGTACTACGGATATATCTGTATTTAAACATAAATCTCTTAAATCACCAAAAGTGTATATCATTTGTCTTTTAAACTCTTCAGGAATTGTTCCTTCAGTTTTTAATTTGTCGTCAAAACCTTTATCTTTTCCACTTCCatgttgtatataatattgccAATGGAGAAAAGTTTCAGCTGCAGCTGCTTTAATAAAAGGTTTTTTCAAATCATCAGGTTTACTTATGTTCTGTTTGTCAAGATCATCTgctaaataatataaacataatttttGTCTCCTAGGTGGCATACAAGAACCATCTTTAGGCACTGAACTATTATTTTTCTCACTACAATCCCATTTAGGATAATTCTGATTtgtatttgttatttttggATTACAACTATCTATAGTATCTGTTGCAGTTTTACCACTAAGTATTTGTCCCACTATTTGACATGGTGTCGAACTATCGCACTCACACGCCTGTACGTAACCACTAGGTTGAGTGAGAAACGTATATGTGTTACCACTGTCGCAAAACTCTGTCTGTTTTTCACAACCAGTATTTGGTAGTACGTGATGTACGTACCCCGCTGCACTTTCAAATGGGTTATTAACACCAAGGGATTTGTTTTGTTCTTGTAATTGATTTAAAAATTTGTATagatatttttcattttcatcattaccTTGACCATCTTTTGCCTTTGTGTATAAATCTGAGTATTTTGTTTCCATTTCTTTCCATTGTTTTTCCCATTCCTTAACAAATGTTTGATATGTAGTACATGCTGCTTGgcattttttacatttctCGGTATTACATGGTCCAACAGTACCACCCTTACATGTGTCACACTCTGTTTGTAAAGTGGTGTACAACTGTGCCTGTCTCTTGCAGTACCACTCGGACCATTCGGTTAACCATCGGAGTTTCTGGGGGATGTAATCGTCATGTGGGGTAATACGAGAATTACCACTACATATGTTGGTGTTGCCGTTACATTGTATCATTGCTTGCCATATATCTTTTCTGTTTGCTTCCCACCAATGTTCAcgtaattttaaatatggtTCGGtgtcatttttatatgtggTAAGCCCCTGAGGAACTGttcctttaattttttcaaatatttttaccAAACGTTCTTGTAGTTGTTTATTTCCTTGTTCTTTTACCCATATATCCCTTCCTCTGATAATATCACCTATATCTGCAAAACTATATTTCATTGCACGACATACAGTTTCTTTGTCTTTTGGATCAGTTAGACCACTTTTGCCGTCATTTTTTTGATACAgttctaatatattttctgcTTCAGTTTTTGCTGTGACCAATACATCTCCTAATAATGAGTGCTTCGCTTTATCACCTTGAAGTCCATCATATTCCGTTTTCAAATTTTCTAAATTCGAAGTGCACATATCTAACCTTCTTGGAGGAAATAATACACCTTTGTGATTATCATCAACATCGTTATGCGTTTTCCATTGTTTTCCTATTTTAAATCTGTCTTTGTCAACTCCACCTTTTCCCGTGCATGGTCCATCATGGTAATTACTACCATCAGTAGTATTAGCTTGATATGGACGACTATCATTCGTATGTTTTGATTTATCAAGACTACACGCATCGTTAGCCTGTACACTACCATCCTTTCCAAATTTTGCTTGATTTAATTCAGATTTCAGCTCACCCTCTCCCCTATAACCAACATTACCAGGATCTTTTTTTGCATCATTGTTTGTCGTCGTCTGAAAATATTGTGCTAAACTATTCACGGGCATACTTGGTTTTTTACCACTATGTATTCCACACGCGGCACTAGAAATACTTTGTGACGCACTAGCAAGTGGGGGTGGACCACGGGTTGTGCCTGTCAAAGTACCATGAGCCTTTATGACTCTTTGACAATCTGAATTTGTATCTCTGTCGTTTATATGTGTTCCTCCTGGGCACATACAGTTAAAAATCAAATTACCCTTATCATCTTTAGCATCAAACAATTCTGTGTCTTTACAGTCACCATTATCTTTACAGCATTCATTCATACTTCTACTAACCGCATCTTTGAAATTTCGTAGTAAATCCATTTTGTTCTCATCATATCCATATTTTGGTTTCATACATGtttctttataattattataatattgttgTGACTCATCTAAAAATGTTGTATATatagtacatatatttttacattctTCAGAAGTTTTATTTGGACCTTTACAATTTGTTATCATCATCTCCCCTAGATCTTTTTTACGTTTACAAAATTCTTCTGCCCATTCTTCAAAAAAACGAATACATTGCGTTTTCTCACTTTTGTCAATTTGGCAAAGCGTGTTTTTAGTTGGGTGTTTGAAATATTTTGTGTGCATTTCATCTACTAgttctttaaaatatttgcTCCATTCTCTTTGAAATCTGGTTGGATCTCCTACCTTTGCttcaattatttttattgaacATTGAATTTTTCTGGTTTCATTTTCGTCAACTATATCGTTCTTTAAGAATAATGTATGGTAATCTTCCATCGTACGATACCATTCTTTACAAAACGCATCAtgattactattatttttttgttttataaggTTGCTTAATGCAGTACTTAACCCCTCGATCATATCTTTTGTTAGACCAACTGCAGCATTTCCTATATGAATTTGAGCGTTTGTTTTACGCTCTATCACTTCTTTTAAAGAATCATTGTTCGTAATTTGTTCACTAATTTCTTCAAGATATTCATCTATTCCTTTAACTAATAGTGCTCGACGACGTAATGGTATATGTAATCCTTCTGCAATAGTTAAATTATCACAATTAGTTTTTGTTCCTGAAGGTAGAGCTGGAAAATCAGGGTTTTTCAATTCTTTTATAGTGTTAGCATCAATCGTGAAACTACAATTTGGTGCTGTACGAAATTGTTTTTCTCTTGTATTTATTAGTGGTTCTGCATCATCTTTCCATTTATATGTGTTTTGATCTTGACCTTTACTTTTTAGTTCTTGAATaagtttattaaatatttgttCTTGTATCTTTTTCCATCCACAGAATAATTCACCTTCGTCAGTTGTTGATCTTCCATTTTGTTTTacaatttctttatatatatcccaTGTCCATGCTTTATGTTGAATTTCATATAGTAAAAAATTCAAGTAATCAAAAtacattaatttatattgcGGGGTTTGAGTGCGTACTTTGGCCGGAGTTGTGTTATCTTTATCTATCAAGTACTGAAAATTTCTAAGCAAACTGCTTTTGTTATTTGATTCCGTATTCCCCATTGTGTCCAAACATATAAGTGGTAATACATTAGAAATACAGTGTCACATACCCACATACCCACATACAAACACCTACAACTACATATGTTTGTTTATCTCTtgcatttaaaatatatgagaTATTTCTGTTTTTTGCCCACATGTGCCATGGTAATCACATATGGTGGTATACATATATcgtggtatatatatatcgtGGTACAAATATAGTGGTATATACGTATTGTGGTACTACAAATATAGTGGTATATACGTATTGTGGTACTACAAATACAGTGGTATAAAATATAGTGGTACAAATATATAGTGGTatgttcataataatatcattatgaataggaattataatatcattatattcataataataatatcattacaaaatatacataataatatacataataatattattataataatgatattattatgaatataatgatattattatgtatattattatgtatatttgtaatgatattatattattatgaatataatgatattataatatctattcataatgatattattgaAATATACCACTAtagtgtatatataatacatatacataaaaatatatatgtatgtttataattttatatttattatttgtttttcgATTATTTtctagtattatatatatatatatacaaatatatgtatgtatgtaagaatacgtatttttttatacatatatatatatatatatatgtaataggtatcgatatatatttatatatatatcaaaatttgtgtttgtatatttattttgttcgaaacgttttcatataaaaaacataatatattttttttaaaaaaaatacaaaatacaaaatcaaaaaaaaaaaaaataaaaacgaaaaacaataacaaaatataaaatatatatatgtttatatatatgtttatttctCTATGTCCTCTTCGTCTCGTCTCTTCGTGTCGCGTCGTCTCCTCGTGTCGTGTCGTctcaaaaattatatatatatatatatatatatgtagtatATGTTGTagataaaacaaatatgtatgtatgtatgtatgtatgtatatatatcacaATATGATATGAGAtacgaaatatatataagatttgtttttttttgtatttttttttgtatttttttgtataagttgtataatgtataatatatattacgaaatataaaatatatttgaatatgaaatataaaatatatttgaatatattacgaaatataaaataatatattatgaaatataatttattataaaatataatataatatgaaatatattagaatatgaaatataaaataatatgaaatataaaataatatgaaatataatataatatgaaatatataaaataatatgaaatataatttattataaaatataatataatatgaaatataatttattataaaatataatatattacgaaatataaaatataatttattatcaaatatatttattacaacataatatatatattatcaaatatatttaatatatatatatacctataAACCTATaaacctatatatatattataccaccacgtgatgatatatataaaatatatatatatatatatatatataccaccACGAAATATAATGACCACGGTATCACCTATAccacaaaatataatataccaCAGAAAATATATACCACAGTATTAATATTACCACGATATGTATACCCACAGTATTAATAGTATCACAGAAAATATATACCACAGTATTAATATTACCACGATATGTATACCACTTgatagaaaaatattaccACAATATGTGGTGATTACCACTATATTGTGATATCACAATATATGTGGTATAACAAACACGTGgtgatatgtatatacatatgtatatgtataccactatatatatattaccacTGTGTGTTTGTACCACTATGTGTTTCAAATCCACATAGTACGTCCACcacaaatatgtatatatatccacaaaatatgtatatatatatatatatacacataaatatatgtaaatatatatatctatgttGGATATATCTagaatatagaaatataaacacatacatatacgcttata contains these protein-coding regions:
- a CDS encoding erythrocyte membrane protein 1, PfEMP1, putative, yielding MGNTESNNKSSLLRNFQYLIDKDNTTPAKVRTQTPQYKLMYFDYLNFLLYEIQHKAWTWDIYKEIVKQNGRSTTDEGELFCGWKKIQEQIFNKLIQELKSKGQDQNTYKWKDDAEPLINTREKQFRTAPNCSFTIDANTIKELKNPDFPALPSGTKTNCDNLTIAEGLHIPLRRRALLVKGIDEYLEEISEQITNNDSLKEVIERKTNAQIHIGNAAVGLTKDMIEGLSTALSNLIKQKNNSNHDAFCKEWYRTMEDYHTLFLKNDIVDENETRKIQCSIKIIEAKVGDPTRFQREWSKYFKELVDEMHTKYFKHPTKNTLCQIDKSEKTQCIRFFEEWAEEFCKRKKDLGEMMITNCKGPNKTSEECKNICTIYTTFLDESQQYYNNYKETCMKPKYGYDENKMDLLRNFKDAVSRSMNECCKDNGDCKDTELFDAKDDKGNLIFNCMCPGGTHINDRDTNSDCQRVIKAHGTLTGTTRGPPPLASASQSISSAACGIHSGKKPSMPVNSLAQYFQTTTNNDAKKDPGNVGYRGEGELKSELNQAKFGKDGSVQANDACSLDKSKHTNDSRPYQANTTDGSNYHDGPCTGKGGVDKDRFKIGKQWKTHNDVDDNHKGVLFPPRRLDMCTSNLENLKTEYDGLQGDKAKHSLLGDVLVTAKTEAENILELYQKNDGKSGLTDPKDKETVCRAMKYSFADIGDIIRGRDIWVKEQGNKQLQERLVKIFEKIKGTVPQGLTTYKNDTEPYLKLREHWWEANRKDIWQAMIQCNGNTNICSGNSRITPHDDYIPQKLRWLTEWSEWYCKRQAQLYTTLQTECDTCKGGTVGPCNTEKCKKCQAACTTYQTFVKEWEKQWKEMETKYSDLYTKAKDGQGNDENEKYLYKFLNQLQEQNKSLGVNNPFESAAGYVHHVLPNTGCEKQTEFCDSGNTYTFLTQPSGYVQACECDSSTPCQIVGQILSGKTATDTIDSCNPKITNTNQNYPKWDCSEKNNSSVPKDGSCMPPRRQKLCLYYLADDLDKQNISKPDDLKKPFIKAAAAETFLHWQYYIQHGSGKDKGFDDKLKTEGTIPEEFKRQMIYTFGDLRDLCLNTDISVVHSTNNKDVTKAKNKIKTIFDNSGQGSQKTKPEEWWTTNGPLIWEGMLCGLSYSGGNDEKTRNEVKQKLDKTYGYDTVTFDTTSGSPTGVTLPQFVERPQFLRWMTEWGEHFCKQHKVQYDQLVSKCDRCNANKPSSGKATCDKHGHECTQCQAQCEQYKQFINKWKPNYTSQKGKYAKIKSQPQYTSSDPDVNGTTHAYEYINKQMQKICNSGTNSGKNIIDCNCMKTKSTTQSSSSGNDKMPASLDTPPDKYKNQCECEQKPPTPPTCTQNKILDAANSLVFHEKTLLHNSGVNLVGDLSKAEFKNKNSPIALGTHDYCNFKLEKHGNDWRAYNAKADGSNGDEHNGPCTGKGKGTKPEDQRFIIGQQWKEGGNTEMRDNHQDVLLPPRRQHMCTSNLENIDTTASGLTGGNVNHSFLGDVLLAAKYEGEDIVHKLSSKSDIPGICNAMKYSFADLGDIIRGKDMWSKNNDMVNLENNLKSIFKKIQENITDQTTKQKYASDQSPYTKLREAWWSANREQVWKALTCSAPAEADLYIPSAPGTTTYKFERYKCGRDSYTPPDDYIPQRLRWMTEWSESYCKQLEKNYWPLYFACKSCQRAKAKKNKEAQEAACTFCSKFCEVYKDHVTGWKGQWNDQEREYSNLYNGGKSGNDQIKKEHENFLQDVKTQKSSSHCKDNNKDTNTYNSLSEYVTSMGGSTYCNDTTQNKFNNDKDEAHVFQEKPKNYKTECEKDKTTKTKLPDQPGLVPPKGPKDPQDICKKVKTCIDANEQKKRDAKDKKGDCNEKEGQFNWECDVNKFTSGEEGACMPHRRQKLCIHYLKELTSGGESELKDAFIKSAALETFFAWKKYKNDKKKEKSPTATNLDEQLKNGNIPSDFLRSIFFTYADYRDLCLDKDIGKHEGDVLLARQNIDRILKQKNGQTIDPKKWWNENGLDILQGMICALSNTVGDSEQASVQQALLNNTEYKYDPEDLDTKIANYVLYTHTVPQFLRWFTEWSEEFCDKQKKEFAQLYSKCYKCEVNSSGNKITCDKNGKECSGCQTQCKEYTTFIKKWKPNWEQQNKHYNQVKDIDPYDSAPFVDTNNHAYTYLYESLELLGLHNNCMQHKSTQKSGGPTGVDMPQALDQYPSGEYKNKCECDDSSSSGPSPAPAPRPPRPPSPTNPTGQDSSNPGRSQPGTGKDSGQGAGGSRGPGGNTTQGKQECKIKEYIDENDKIIKAGNQGGCKPKDDKKTWDCGGITKTMVYGKGECMPPRRQSLCIHYLSNGSETSKITKPDKLKEAFIKCVSLETHLLWQKYIEDKKKDNPSEATKLEDELQKGNIPPEFKRRMFYTFGDFQDLCLGKDIGKLEGNVEKAKNCIDKIFKNSGKNDEDQTKEAWWETIQEQVWNAMLCALSYDDQTKTVKQDVKKNLEKNKYDIVTFGDGPTSTPLSTFVGRPQFLRWMTEWYDDYCKQKHTKLKDVETACKPQSGIKCDDKCDQACGKYKEFMEKRKTHWEKQKKYYTSQKNTNPSPKEYDEDNATEYLKTHITFTCGSTTSSGTTPPSGTNPVETNITALSTSSSSSYYDADEYCGCKKFIGDDTEYGEISKGNNCKGLKKEAEETSTSNPDSGIRWQNIENKEYKDFKNHGVSDQVYIPPRRQRICFEGLDGKNGTPKVENEKTLRERLMKVAATEGYNLGQYYKAKNDNSTDEKYKYDVEACNALKYSFLDLRDIIIGHDMLENDQQDTGKNIKQIFEKLPSNGGQSDIDKRKKWWKENEKCVWKAMLCGYKRGNTTLSGCDKMPDDATYPVGTTRADGNHLQFLRWFAEWGEDYCKHYTTELEKLRTACSKCTVDNSTKKCENDTECQNCRTACQKYQDFINKWKDQYDKQSQKYTEDKGKSRYTTHPVASTSQNAREYLDKSLKTACQNSSKPGASGSTTQKCDCMKDVSSQSSSGTNMPKSLDPIPESVKKKCDCNPVDPKQPPAAPQKPQGPPSPGTPDSSGTGPGPTPSPSQPPSGKPGQGGKGAEPDSNPSPTQPGGSQTGPNGGGVGPSGGSQLDPSKPGGTNQPDGTPVSPGGAKDEFKDLDECPFQSGSGTSVVNKEKCKNLGVNTRCSKIYGNNVDKWTSQLVRDSSKSNKGVIMPSRRTYLCTRDISRFKYKSKYYSKFMNKFLSAVYTEGILLAKIYKKYDEKALQAMKYSFADYGDIIKGKDLMDTITSTDINKKLDEMLKNNAQLNGTSTLPKDANDWWTNNKKKVWHAMLCGYQKQNHSSQLDKSWCTVPTDSEDQFLRWFTEWSQHFCKRRNELEKEVNNKCSGVNCSGGTGNIDDTCTRACQNYKKFILGTKQAYIGQKGKYKEIKNGNQEAHEYLKDKCKDVKCECLSDKFNSDDNWKEPYKTFDDSGLKSKCECQKSSTATNPAGKGGDSVFSNLWKTITDNFWSLTDTAKNLGVTATTATIDAATKIIPDAADLGLKAGTKVVMPIAKEVARVVLKPVTDKVLDKLTEIIRPSPPGKDSGNPPSPQAPLQPSGKNTNNLVTSTLPPVGISFVLGAIALLFYYMKKKTPTAPTDIFRVLNIPQNDEAMPTKTSTNRYVPYGRYKGRTYIYVEGDEPDDYLRDISSSDVTTSSSESEYEEIDLYVPRSPKYKTLIEVVLKPTKSGDTLNNGDIPSGTIPSNTAINEEEWNELKQDFISQYLETIPKDLHNENIIDDNMDMEPNTTHDSMEEKPFITQIQDRKLYSDNDVFSYNIDWNIPNNISTNTPTYNSLYSGIDLINDSLNGGNDIDIYDELLKRKENELFGTKHLKNTTINSVAKQIYDDPILNQLDLYDKWLQRHRNNQWKNKPDNNIPVENVHTTHKLLNTNLSIEISSDMTHDTSNMDMSGTNRYTYLDDMDSFENGSDVI